In Actinotignum schaalii, the sequence CACCGGGGTTTCATCGGTGGCGGCGGTGACGGTGAAGCCTTCCGGGGCTTCACTCACGGCATCCCCGTGGCTCATCCACACGATTTGCTTATCTTCCAGACCGGCGAAAAGGCAGGAATCACCGGCGGTGCGGGCTTCGGTGCGCCCGTATTCGCGGGTGCCGGTGCGCCCCACGCGCCCGCCCAGGGCCTGGGCCATGGCTTGGAAGCCGTAGCAGATACCGAGGATAGGCACCCCGGCTTCAAAAATGTCCTTATCGATTGCGGGCGCACCTTCCGCGTACACGGATGCCGGGCCGCCGGAAAGAATAATGGCCGCGGGCTTTTTCGCCAGCATATCCGCGGCGGACATGGTGTGCGGAACAATTTCTGAATAAACGTGTGCTTCACGAACGCGCCGCGCAATGAGCTGAGCGTACTGCGCACCAAAATCGACAACAAGAACCGGGGAATTATCGCTGGTATTCACGCTGTTCATTCTAGTGATTAAAACGCGCCGGCGCCTACTGGGAGCCAGCCCGCGCCCAGAAGGTTTCTAGGACCTTCGTCACCGGATAGGAACGACGGCGCCCACCCGCCCGCGTGGACCTGAGCTGGGCATGCACATCGGCTCGCAAGATGTGAGATTATTTGAAGGGATATCCCGGCGTGGATACGCCTATTTTTTCAAGGGTCCTCACGGGCCGGAAGGATAAGAAAGTGACCTACAGCGTATATTTCACCGCGGTAGAAGGCAATGCGGGCACCCAGGCGGTGGCCAGCGCCTACGTTGATGTACTCACCTCTACTTACAAGAACGTCGGGGTGTTCCGGGCGTTCACCAACGGAAATATCGAAAATGACTCCGCCTTCCTTCAGCTGCTCGACCAGGTTGGCCGCGGCGAGGATCGCGATATCGCTTGGGGTTCGAGCCGGCAGGCTTACGTGGCTGACGAAGACGAGGCCATGACCCAGCTGGTGAACCGCTACACCGATTACGCCCAGAATTTCGACGCGGTTCTCATCCTGGGCATTCTGGATGGGGATCCGATTAATCCCGGGATGCTTTCGCGCACCGGCCGCACCATCGCCAACCTGGGGACCACCGGCATCGTCGCCGTATCGGCGGCTCAGCGCAGCGCCGCGCAGGTGGAGGTTGTTGCCCAGCTTTCCGCGAAGGAAATCAAGGATCGGTACGGCACCCTGAGCGCCCTCATTGTTATTGACGCTGATGAGACCGTCCCCACCACCATGCGTGACCTGGGCATTCCTACTATTTATCTACCCGATGGCGAGGCACGTTCCTTCACCGATAAGGATCGGGCCACCCTCATTGCCGCGATGGAAGAGGAATCCTCGGTTATTACCCCGCTCTCCTTCCAGGCTTCTCTGGCGGCCCGGGCCCGCAAGGCAAAGAAGCGCATTGTCATGCCGGAGGCCGAAGATGACCGCATTCTGCTGGCCACCGCCCAGATTCTGGCCCGCGATATCGCGGATATTACCCTGGTTGGGGACAAGGATGAGGTCCTCGCTCGCGCCGCTGAGCTCGGAGTGGATGTGTCCGGTGCGGAGATTATTTCGATTGATGATCCGGAGCGGGTGCGCCGCTACGCGGAGAAGTTCGCTGAATTGCGCGCCAAGAAGGGCGTGACGTACGAGCAGGCCGTGGAGAAGATGAAGGATCCTTCCTACTACGGCACCATGATGGTCTACATGGGAGATGCTGACGGCATGGTCTCGGGTGCGAACCACACCACCGCGAATACCATTGTTCCGTCCTTCCAGACCATCAAGATGAAGCCCGGCACGAAGACGGTTTCCGGTGCCTTCCTCATGCTCATGGATGATCGCGTCTACGTGTACGCCGATTGCGCGGTTAATACCAATCCCACCCCGGAAGAGCTGGCCGGTATCGCTATTGATTCGGCCCGCACCGCCCAGCAATTCGGTATTGAGCCGCGCGTGGCCATGCTTTCCTACTCTTCGGGTACCTCCGGTAAAGGCCCGGATGTGGATGCGGTGCGCGAAGCCACGGAGCTCGCGAAGAGCCTGGCCCCCGAGGGCGTGCTGATTGACGGCCCGCTCCAGTATGACGCTTCGGTGGATGCCGCGGCCGCGAAGAAGAAGCTGCCGGATTCCCCGGTGGCCGGCCGCGCCACGGTTTTCGTTTTCCCGAACCTGAATGCCGGCAATATTGGCTACAAGGCCGTGCAGCGTTCTTCGGGCGCGGTGGCTGTGGGCCCGGTGCTCCAGGGCCTGAATAAGCCGGTGAATGATCT encodes:
- the pta gene encoding phosphate acetyltransferase: MTYSVYFTAVEGNAGTQAVASAYVDVLTSTYKNVGVFRAFTNGNIENDSAFLQLLDQVGRGEDRDIAWGSSRQAYVADEDEAMTQLVNRYTDYAQNFDAVLILGILDGDPINPGMLSRTGRTIANLGTTGIVAVSAAQRSAAQVEVVAQLSAKEIKDRYGTLSALIVIDADETVPTTMRDLGIPTIYLPDGEARSFTDKDRATLIAAMEEESSVITPLSFQASLAARARKAKKRIVMPEAEDDRILLATAQILARDIADITLVGDKDEVLARAAELGVDVSGAEIISIDDPERVRRYAEKFAELRAKKGVTYEQAVEKMKDPSYYGTMMVYMGDADGMVSGANHTTANTIVPSFQTIKMKPGTKTVSGAFLMLMDDRVYVYADCAVNTNPTPEELAGIAIDSARTAQQFGIEPRVAMLSYSSGTSGKGPDVDAVREATELAKSLAPEGVLIDGPLQYDASVDAAAAKKKLPDSPVAGRATVFVFPNLNAGNIGYKAVQRSSGAVAVGPVLQGLNKPVNDLSRGALVEDIVNTVAITAIQAQE